One Mytilus trossulus isolate FHL-02 chromosome 5, PNRI_Mtr1.1.1.hap1, whole genome shotgun sequence DNA segment encodes these proteins:
- the LOC134719386 gene encoding haloacid dehalogenase-like hydrolase domain-containing protein 2 — translation MLLLKKCIKFGSLKTNKCIRTMSGNKIKTVLIDLSGTIHIDDQEIHNSKDSLKRLRSQNVNIKFVTNTTKESKTCLLNRLTGIGFNIKPNEIFTSLTAARHLIEKRDLRPLMIVDDRALEDFEGIQTDNPNAVLIGLAPDKFNYKTMNTAFRLIQDGCPLIAIHKARYYKKTDELALGPGPFVTALEYATDTTSHIVGKPEASFFLSSVEEFNSQPEECVMIGDDVRDDINGAQKTGMLGILVKTGKYRIGDEDKISPPPFKVVDDFQQAINVIVNELL, via the exons ATGCTGTTGTTGAAGAAATGTATCAAATTTGGTTCGTTAAAGACAAACAAATGTATTAGGACGATGTCAGGAAATAAGATAAAGACTGTGTTAATTGATCTTAGTGGGACAATTCACATTGATGACCAGGAAATTCATAATTCAAAAGATTCTCTCAAGAG ATTAAGAAGCCagaatgtaaatattaaatttgtgaCGAACACAACCAAAGAATCAAAGACATGTTTACTGAATAGACTAACTGGTATAGGGTTCAACATCAAACCAAATGAGATATTCACCTCACTGACAGCAGCACGACATCTTATAGAGAAGAGAGATTTGAGACCGTTAATGATAGTGGATGATAGAGCATTGGAAGATTTTGAAG GAATACAAACAGACAATCCCAATGCTGTGTTAATTGGGCTGGCACCTGATAAGTTTAACTACAAGACAATGAATACAGCCTTCAG attGATCCAAGATGGATGCCCTTTGATAGCTATCCACAAAGCCAGATATTATAAAAAGACAGACGAACTAGCTCTAGGACCAG GTCCCTTTGTAACAGCTTTAGAGTATGCTACAGATACAACCTCACACATTGTAGGTAAACCTGAGGCTAGCTTCTTCCTGTCATCAGTGGAAGAATTCAACAGTCAACCAGAGGAATGTGTTATGATTGGAGAT gATGTGAGAGATGACATTAATGGTGCTCAAAAGACTGGTATGTTAGGAATTCTAGTAAAAACAG gaaAGTATAGAATTGGAGATGAAGACAAAATCAGCCCTCCGCCATTTAAAGTTGTTGACGATTTCCAGCAAGCTATTAATGTAATTGTAAATGAACTGTTGTGA